From Candidatus Nitricoxidivorans perseverans, the proteins below share one genomic window:
- a CDS encoding conjugal transfer protein TraH, whose amino-acid sequence MLKMRVLAGILAITFSTWSMASIQTQMQGWFNEMGAYGNVTGAQVISGQTGTVYTGGSMYMRTPIRNYQMASIAPPSIRAGCGGIDLFAGSFSFINSEQLTALLRNIANNAVGYAFMMAVKSVSPDLADLLQYLQDQASKINNMNMNSCQMAEGIVTATLGPMLSDKKEQANAQGTGSLLSNLWPDSFQSFDSWRQDKASKKQARQQAANADANLKEILEPGNVVWKALQKTDTPDELKELMMSMVGTIIIIPPGATGNENGDKPLWRYVGPTGIKFSDFVGNPETQTKNDVTLLKCGTDPDCMNPTAEPNQSVSSLSWHVRQTMEKATNNIQNRQGQSFSGIDYAVYMNSSIPVWRLANVAAMSRGGPVLLTNNYSQTVAVELAYNWFTEMVRTLQKALANNSAAQSQDIVQASASLNEQIASVRQLAVSEYMAKFQQAVAMAELQKTTQWLHETMMRSLPVDVQKSLLAFNR is encoded by the coding sequence ATGCTCAAAATGCGTGTTCTAGCGGGGATTCTGGCCATTACATTCAGCACCTGGTCCATGGCCAGCATCCAGACCCAGATGCAGGGGTGGTTCAACGAGATGGGTGCCTATGGCAACGTGACGGGCGCGCAGGTCATCAGCGGCCAGACCGGAACGGTTTATACCGGTGGCAGCATGTACATGCGCACCCCGATCCGCAACTACCAGATGGCGTCGATCGCCCCACCTTCGATTCGCGCGGGTTGCGGCGGCATCGATCTGTTTGCCGGATCCTTCTCGTTCATCAATTCTGAACAGCTGACTGCGTTGCTGCGCAACATCGCAAACAATGCGGTGGGCTACGCATTCATGATGGCGGTCAAGTCAGTTTCACCCGATCTGGCAGATCTGCTTCAGTACCTTCAGGATCAGGCATCGAAGATCAACAACATGAACATGAATTCATGCCAGATGGCCGAAGGCATCGTGACAGCCACGTTGGGGCCCATGCTCTCCGACAAGAAGGAACAAGCGAATGCCCAGGGAACCGGATCCCTGCTCTCGAATCTGTGGCCGGACAGTTTTCAGTCATTCGATAGTTGGCGTCAGGATAAAGCATCCAAGAAGCAGGCGCGCCAGCAAGCCGCGAATGCGGATGCAAACCTGAAGGAAATTCTCGAGCCGGGCAATGTCGTCTGGAAGGCCCTGCAAAAGACCGATACGCCCGATGAACTCAAGGAACTGATGATGAGCATGGTCGGGACGATCATCATCATCCCCCCCGGGGCTACCGGAAACGAAAACGGCGATAAACCACTTTGGCGCTATGTCGGGCCGACAGGCATCAAGTTCAGCGACTTTGTCGGCAACCCCGAAACGCAGACAAAGAATGATGTCACCTTGCTCAAGTGCGGCACCGATCCCGACTGCATGAACCCTACCGCCGAACCCAATCAGTCGGTTTCATCCTTGTCCTGGCACGTTCGTCAGACCATGGAGAAGGCCACAAACAATATCCAGAACCGTCAGGGGCAAAGCTTTAGCGGCATCGATTATGCCGTGTATATGAACTCATCGATTCCCGTCTGGCGGCTGGCCAACGTCGCTGCCATGAGTCGGGGAGGACCGGTTTTGCTTACAAACAACTACTCACAGACCGTTGCGGTGGAGCTTGCCTACAACTGGTTCACCGAGATGGTACGTACGCTACAGAAGGCGCTTGCAAACAATTCTGCGGCCCAGTCTCAGGACATCGTTCAGGCCAGTGCGAGCCTGAATGAGCAGATTGCGAGCGTTCGGCAACTGGCAGTCTCGGAGTACATGGCGAAGTTCCAGCAGGCGGTGGCCATGGCCGAGTTGCAGAAAACGACGCAATGGTTACATGAAACCATGATGCGATCGCTCCCGGTGGATGTGCAGAAATCGCTGCTTGCATTCAATCGATGA
- a CDS encoding conjugal transfer protein TraG N-terminal domain-containing protein has product MNFEIYAYWNTLELVNVFNAIAAITGSGDFNGLLRTLALVMIIGLVLAVLAGKSRQEDFWRWVIMLALMHGMLLVPKSNVMIVDRTGTNPTQVVANVPIGLAALAHGTSKIGDWLTTAFETVFSLPDDVQLRKTGTLFGHRVMLERLGTQFASPVLMRNLDEFYRECVIPDLAAGAINPDNLAKTENIWQAFANTNPGLLVTIADYTDPSVSSTVSCPNAYAALTAQINTDSNVVLGLKAQSLYPEMSLAAARASLANALGNTQQFFAPTASATPVLDQIRQGAMCNYIIDAPARVAAQIGDAAQVQQATATAAGIRSYKATTSTAYSVAMSGMPKFRNAIEMMAYAVFPIVVIMIVVAGQYAGTFLKGYLGTLLWVQLWPPLYAVMNYMMNIKSKSAIGSMVAANTDSYLSCSLTNWLGSTAIDDMNVAAYLTLSIPVIAWGLVQGTLHAASSAIASSTQGAGASGGRFLDNTVRSDQITAGQYNMAPTVRTGATVRTDVGQSGVSTTTFGDGTIAADASAMQHKMNLKLNTGTRISGALQQQSEVAETAAVGNIVSGATSIAAAIQQSADYARGHSRANQAGTRSGISDQSGFTQAVSQAQKTIDSFASKHGLDQSQSARILGMAEMAAQNPKALDLVSPVSIKAAAQVAGTSEATAKQLLESAKSYAKESGYSESVDKVRRASRESTFGATDESSTRSAAGIRASFDRSEQHTDQASSSLQKSVALKEAASRARENSGAWETGMIRQFNDWMSTQRNNQDLLGRNFDAATVAQIAEKNPELLTPFVERFFKDRIEPNLSAGVGEVKSVEDVQALFNQGRAGLPSAGAIASRGDEWLGQVKGAAIRAGVDPDKGVTSIIPQQVLASQAEAGRSISTGRAVVETQGSPLEQRVANRTAPGSQALLGLAATNAVGQVMPDGLSRSMMETLPGVNTSIGSPGSAVAEAGAGRAQAGQPRDPVMQTAAQAGFGINDALDKTVAYGEAKVSEVFGPILSPTSGTVPSAGDAEAKAPSGAGDVLSGTWALGETTVGSLLGTQSKSGQLPIRDSGAAGGETGGSGETPPPSNR; this is encoded by the coding sequence GTGAACTTCGAGATCTACGCCTACTGGAACACGCTTGAACTGGTCAACGTGTTCAATGCGATTGCTGCGATCACAGGCAGCGGGGACTTCAATGGCCTGTTGCGCACACTGGCCCTGGTAATGATTATCGGGTTGGTATTGGCCGTTCTTGCCGGAAAAAGCAGACAGGAAGACTTCTGGCGCTGGGTCATCATGCTGGCATTGATGCACGGCATGTTGCTCGTACCGAAGAGCAACGTAATGATCGTCGATCGCACCGGCACAAACCCAACTCAGGTTGTGGCGAACGTCCCGATCGGTCTCGCGGCGCTCGCCCATGGCACAAGCAAGATCGGCGACTGGCTGACAACAGCATTCGAGACGGTATTTTCTCTACCCGATGATGTGCAACTTCGAAAGACCGGAACGCTGTTTGGTCATCGAGTCATGCTCGAACGGCTCGGTACTCAATTTGCCAGCCCGGTCCTGATGCGCAACCTCGATGAGTTCTATCGTGAATGCGTGATTCCGGATCTTGCTGCAGGCGCCATCAATCCAGACAATCTGGCCAAGACGGAGAACATCTGGCAGGCCTTCGCCAATACCAACCCCGGCCTTCTGGTGACGATTGCCGATTACACCGATCCATCCGTGTCTTCTACAGTCAGCTGCCCCAATGCCTATGCTGCACTGACAGCGCAAATCAACACCGATTCGAATGTTGTTCTGGGGCTCAAAGCACAGAGTTTGTATCCGGAAATGTCCCTGGCAGCAGCCAGAGCATCACTCGCCAACGCACTGGGTAACACGCAGCAGTTCTTTGCGCCAACGGCGTCGGCAACGCCAGTGCTCGATCAGATCAGGCAAGGTGCAATGTGCAACTACATCATTGATGCGCCAGCTCGTGTGGCAGCCCAAATTGGGGACGCCGCACAGGTTCAACAGGCTACAGCTACAGCGGCTGGGATACGCAGTTACAAGGCCACCACCTCGACCGCCTATTCGGTCGCAATGAGCGGTATGCCGAAGTTTAGGAACGCAATCGAGATGATGGCCTATGCTGTTTTCCCCATTGTCGTCATCATGATTGTTGTCGCAGGGCAATATGCCGGGACATTTCTGAAAGGCTATCTTGGGACTCTGCTGTGGGTTCAGCTTTGGCCACCGCTGTATGCGGTCATGAACTACATGATGAACATCAAGAGCAAGAGCGCCATCGGCTCCATGGTTGCCGCGAACACCGATAGCTATCTATCTTGCAGTCTGACCAATTGGCTTGGATCGACGGCAATTGACGATATGAACGTGGCTGCTTACCTAACCTTGTCGATCCCTGTTATCGCCTGGGGACTGGTTCAAGGAACGCTTCATGCCGCCTCGTCGGCAATTGCATCGTCGACACAAGGCGCCGGCGCATCGGGGGGGCGCTTTCTCGACAACACGGTTAGAAGCGATCAGATTACCGCCGGTCAGTACAACATGGCACCGACTGTGCGCACTGGCGCAACTGTCCGCACCGATGTCGGACAAAGCGGTGTCAGTACAACCACGTTTGGTGATGGCACGATAGCGGCAGATGCATCAGCCATGCAGCACAAGATGAATCTCAAGCTCAATACCGGGACCCGCATCTCAGGCGCGCTCCAACAGCAATCGGAAGTTGCAGAAACAGCCGCAGTCGGGAATATCGTCTCAGGAGCAACTTCTATTGCTGCCGCCATTCAGCAGTCTGCTGATTATGCTCGCGGGCATTCCAGGGCGAATCAGGCTGGAACCCGTTCTGGAATCAGCGACCAGTCCGGCTTCACACAGGCTGTGAGCCAGGCCCAAAAGACCATAGATAGTTTTGCAAGCAAACACGGTCTTGACCAATCTCAGTCAGCCAGGATTCTGGGCATGGCGGAAATGGCAGCTCAGAATCCCAAGGCGCTTGATCTGGTTTCGCCTGTCAGCATCAAGGCGGCTGCACAGGTTGCAGGTACTTCTGAAGCAACTGCAAAGCAGCTGCTCGAATCGGCGAAGAGCTACGCGAAGGAATCCGGGTATTCTGAGTCGGTCGATAAGGTGCGGCGCGCATCACGTGAATCGACTTTTGGGGCGACTGATGAATCCAGTACGCGATCCGCCGCAGGTATCCGGGCCAGCTTCGATCGATCGGAACAGCATACCGATCAAGCCTCATCCAGCCTCCAGAAATCGGTTGCGCTGAAGGAAGCAGCATCGCGTGCACGCGAGAACTCGGGCGCCTGGGAAACGGGAATGATCCGGCAGTTCAACGATTGGATGAGCACCCAGCGCAACAATCAGGATCTCCTCGGACGGAACTTCGATGCTGCCACCGTTGCGCAGATCGCGGAGAAAAACCCGGAGCTGCTGACGCCTTTTGTCGAGCGATTTTTCAAGGATCGCATCGAACCGAACCTGTCAGCAGGTGTTGGGGAGGTCAAGTCTGTTGAGGATGTGCAGGCGCTATTCAATCAGGGCAGGGCAGGGCTGCCTTCAGCCGGAGCCATCGCAAGTAGGGGAGACGAATGGCTCGGACAGGTCAAAGGGGCTGCAATCAGGGCTGGCGTCGATCCCGACAAGGGTGTAACAAGCATCATTCCGCAACAGGTGTTAGCTTCTCAGGCAGAGGCTGGCCGGAGTATTTCAACTGGAAGGGCAGTAGTCGAGACTCAAGGAAGTCCTCTCGAACAAAGGGTGGCTAATCGGACCGCACCAGGCTCGCAAGCACTCCTCGGACTGGCCGCGACGAATGCCGTTGGTCAGGTTATGCCGGACGGGCTATCTCGTTCGATGATGGAGACGCTACCTGGCGTCAACACCAGCATCGGAAGTCCTGGATCTGCTGTTGCGGAAGCGGGAGCGGGTCGAGCTCAAGCTGGCCAACCTCGCGATCCAGTGATGCAGACTGCCGCTCAGGCAGGATTTGGCATCAATGATGCTCTCGACAAAACGGTTGCTTATGGCGAAGCAAAGGTCAGCGAAGTGTTTGGGCCGATTCTGTCTCCAACATCGGGCACGGTACCATCAGCTGGCGATGCTGAAGCCAAGGCTCCAAGTGGGGCCGGCGATGTGCTGAGTGGTACCTGGGCACTTGGTGAGACAACGGTCGGAAGCCTTTTGGGTACCCAGTCGAAGTCGGGGCAACTCCCCATCCGCGATAGTGGCGCAGCGGGGGGAGAAACAGGCGGTAGCGGAGAGACTCCGCCACCGAGCAACCGGTAG
- a CDS encoding NERD domain-containing protein, giving the protein MTIVVTLFSLAAIFALLARWMPSIRRSHVPHEDASEHRSQLVAKPNISKSAYGTIKIIVLSSHAKDKATQERRQREDAYTVETEQYRLAIEGRQRESEGRGNALAIAWRQREVLGVIKAFMVCEALRKTTVPSAPLIRSASRDEILWAYGHEGERQLDDFLQERLDNDWTLIAGCRNHKGEIDRILIGPMGVFAFEVKNHVGVIYCQGDWWWRDRCNRVGQIIEYGALINDRGGRGPSQQLNEPVDQLQIRLGHLLPSVRIIRIVLFANADARLGEMSGLTVDVVSTLASLDLAQVLGISTTRLSPGQCESVCNSIVATHRERRSGSSLLGCHTQNMI; this is encoded by the coding sequence ATGACGATTGTCGTGACCTTGTTCAGTTTGGCGGCGATCTTCGCGTTATTGGCGCGATGGATGCCATCCATCAGGCGTTCGCATGTGCCGCATGAGGATGCATCTGAACATCGATCACAACTGGTGGCCAAGCCAAATATCTCGAAATCAGCATACGGAACAATCAAGATCATCGTTTTGTCCAGCCATGCAAAGGACAAAGCCACACAAGAACGACGGCAACGCGAGGATGCCTATACGGTAGAAACCGAGCAATACAGGTTGGCTATCGAGGGACGACAAAGAGAGAGCGAGGGAAGGGGAAATGCGCTAGCCATTGCCTGGCGTCAGCGAGAGGTACTCGGGGTAATCAAGGCATTTATGGTTTGCGAAGCACTGCGCAAGACAACTGTACCAAGCGCTCCATTGATCCGGTCCGCGAGCAGGGATGAGATTCTTTGGGCCTACGGGCATGAGGGGGAGCGCCAGTTGGATGACTTCCTGCAGGAGCGTCTTGATAATGACTGGACACTAATCGCCGGTTGCCGCAATCACAAGGGGGAGATTGACCGAATTCTCATCGGTCCGATGGGTGTCTTCGCTTTCGAGGTCAAGAACCATGTCGGCGTGATCTATTGCCAGGGAGATTGGTGGTGGCGTGATCGCTGTAATCGCGTCGGTCAAATAATTGAGTACGGTGCTCTGATCAATGATCGCGGTGGGCGCGGACCGAGCCAGCAGCTGAATGAGCCGGTCGATCAGTTGCAGATCCGGCTTGGCCACCTCTTACCAAGTGTGCGGATTATTCGGATCGTACTTTTCGCAAATGCAGATGCAAGACTCGGGGAGATGAGCGGGCTTACGGTTGATGTTGTGTCAACCCTTGCGTCGCTCGACCTGGCGCAAGTTCTTGGTATCTCAACAACCAGGCTTTCACCTGGACAGTGTGAGTCTGTCTGTAATTCGATTGTGGCCACACATAGGGAAAGGCGGTCTGGCAGTAGTCTCCTTGGGTGTCATACGCAGAATATGATCTGA
- a CDS encoding tyrosine-type recombinase/integrase, with amino-acid sequence MQWWSQLLETTTLAKKKVSPHILRHTTAMHLLQSGVPFNIIALWLGHESQYTTHRYEEAIWP; translated from the coding sequence GTGCAGTGGTGGTCCCAACTTTTGGAGACCACCACCCTCGCAAAGAAGAAAGTCTCACCGCATATCCTGCGCCATACAACGGCAATGCATCTACTTCAGTCAGGCGTGCCTTTCAACATCATCGCGCTGTGGCTCGGGCACGAGAGCCAGTACACCACTCACCGATACGAGGAAGCGATCTGGCCATGA
- a CDS encoding ATP-binding protein, which yields MQVLETARQKVAQLLGGVQDVEEAVVRGERLHQGKCFAVAYVDLADDVVGRAEGLREFQERILGEDYFNLPGNLRWNNYLYIVAGPKSIEQPEFQRAKAVIEADEDFARKRVVSEDELAFVLGAAQYFTPIANSQEFDIVGEWGKLLAEAHIDGILDRPARTEMVERISSGQAERAPAPKKALSLHESDKDLQEKWLSSLRVESFRPVHNGRPPFDFGQVTLITGPNGTGKTSLLEAIEFFYCGQNRRARTGTAKVYGKLRGSDKELLATTVPSQLRARCLHWYNREEKNSAGLLNGFGRYNFLDTDAAFRVAADLNPEELPEDLSRLIVGSDASQVWSYVDKLAPEVQTAAERALLNVQDAQKTLEDLQTKLKELQERPSDAKALSEAFRASLPLIGYRGVLPTAPFVSADEAKPIQAAYSALQVLLAAGPACTTLASLEARSRAIDDAHRTVEPLDNQAKAFDTQIAEIESQAGNFDAWAKLLVRWAEYIRVRYAPIRDEYIRCRNLVTAADTKIGAFANFEVPTVDQAYKSGLFTGFLRQKSWADMMSSAFWYRGTTECPRC from the coding sequence ATGCAAGTACTCGAAACTGCACGACAGAAGGTCGCACAACTGCTGGGGGGGGTCCAAGACGTAGAGGAGGCGGTCGTCCGCGGCGAGCGCCTGCACCAAGGCAAGTGCTTCGCGGTGGCCTATGTGGACCTTGCGGATGATGTTGTCGGCCGCGCGGAGGGCCTGCGTGAATTCCAAGAGCGCATCCTTGGCGAGGACTACTTCAACTTGCCTGGCAACCTTCGATGGAACAACTACCTCTACATCGTCGCCGGCCCGAAGTCCATCGAGCAGCCCGAGTTCCAGCGTGCAAAGGCGGTCATCGAAGCTGACGAGGACTTCGCCAGAAAGCGGGTCGTATCGGAGGACGAGCTTGCCTTCGTGCTTGGGGCAGCTCAATACTTCACTCCCATCGCAAACTCGCAGGAATTCGACATCGTCGGGGAGTGGGGCAAGCTCCTCGCTGAAGCACACATTGATGGCATCCTCGACCGCCCTGCGCGAACGGAGATGGTGGAACGAATCAGTTCCGGTCAAGCTGAGCGCGCGCCAGCGCCGAAGAAGGCGCTCAGCCTGCATGAATCTGACAAGGATCTACAAGAGAAATGGCTGTCGAGCCTGAGGGTTGAAAGCTTTCGCCCCGTGCATAACGGCAGACCTCCCTTTGACTTCGGCCAGGTAACGCTCATCACCGGACCAAACGGAACCGGGAAAACCTCGCTTCTTGAGGCCATCGAATTCTTTTACTGCGGCCAAAACCGGCGCGCGCGCACCGGCACGGCAAAGGTGTACGGAAAACTCCGGGGTAGTGACAAAGAACTTCTGGCGACGACCGTACCCTCCCAGCTCCGAGCGAGGTGTTTGCATTGGTACAACCGGGAGGAGAAAAACTCAGCAGGGCTATTGAATGGCTTCGGCAGGTACAACTTCCTAGACACCGATGCTGCATTCCGCGTGGCTGCCGACTTGAACCCTGAAGAGCTACCTGAGGACCTCAGTCGGTTGATTGTTGGCTCGGATGCGTCGCAGGTTTGGTCTTACGTCGACAAGCTGGCGCCTGAAGTTCAGACAGCAGCCGAGCGCGCGCTTCTCAACGTTCAAGACGCGCAGAAAACGCTCGAAGACCTGCAGACGAAACTCAAAGAGTTGCAAGAACGTCCATCGGATGCCAAGGCGCTTAGCGAAGCGTTTCGGGCAAGCCTTCCGCTGATTGGTTATCGAGGCGTACTGCCGACGGCACCGTTCGTTTCGGCGGATGAGGCGAAACCAATACAAGCGGCATATTCCGCTTTGCAAGTATTGCTTGCGGCGGGTCCCGCGTGCACGACGCTAGCATCCCTTGAGGCGCGGAGCCGTGCTATCGATGACGCGCACAGGACAGTTGAGCCGCTCGATAACCAAGCAAAGGCCTTCGATACGCAAATTGCGGAGATAGAGAGTCAGGCTGGTAACTTTGACGCTTGGGCAAAACTCCTAGTTCGTTGGGCCGAGTATATTCGAGTCCGATACGCACCAATTCGTGACGAATACATTCGCTGTCGTAATTTGGTAACTGCCGCCGACACCAAAATCGGCGCTTTTGCAAACTTCGAAGTGCCAACGGTGGACCAGGCTTACAAATCCGGGCTGTTCACGGGTTTCCTACGGCAGAAATCTTGGGCTGACATGATGTCTTCGGCATTTTGGTATAGAGGAACGACGGAGTGTCCTCGGTGTTGA
- a CDS encoding ISL3 family transposase translates to MIKDVVFNEESGRVRVICDRDRRRRPVDHRTGRRGSVNRLLRRTVLDVPLGGRPCEIEIEYAETFLSPGHVRVEHLSFVAPKARVTKRYARLIAGMARHMPISTVARHTGLSWDSVKAIECAHLAETIPIPRPQTLSGIRYLGVDEVARAKGQSYFTLVYDLSPGTNYGRILWVKEGRESAVLIEFLDALSQECADGIEAVALDMGPAYIAAVCESLPDAAIVFDRFHVMQMFSKVIRDCRRAEFKAAKTLGDLTGQQTIKGSLWLLLSNRTTLKETDQGRLDQLLAQNQPLASLYALKEQLQRLWQPNSTVAEMTQRLEDWCGMAKAAKITGLASFVKTLQSHRTGICAYANHPITTSRLEAGNVSIALLRRRARGFRDMEYFKLKIFQLNTEDTPSFLYTKMPKTSCQPKISAVGNP, encoded by the coding sequence GTGATCAAGGACGTTGTGTTCAACGAAGAGAGCGGGCGGGTGCGGGTCATATGCGACCGTGACCGGCGCCGGCGGCCAGTGGATCACCGCACGGGGCGGCGCGGTTCGGTCAATCGCCTGTTGCGGCGGACGGTGCTGGACGTGCCGCTGGGCGGGCGCCCCTGCGAAATCGAGATCGAGTACGCCGAGACCTTCCTGTCGCCCGGCCACGTGCGTGTCGAGCACCTGTCGTTCGTAGCGCCCAAGGCGCGCGTGACGAAACGCTACGCCCGCCTGATTGCCGGCATGGCCCGCCACATGCCGATCTCTACGGTGGCGCGTCACACGGGCCTGTCGTGGGACTCGGTGAAAGCCATCGAGTGCGCTCACCTGGCCGAGACGATTCCGATTCCTCGGCCGCAAACTCTGAGCGGGATTCGCTACCTCGGCGTCGATGAAGTTGCCCGCGCCAAGGGGCAAAGCTACTTCACCCTGGTCTATGACCTGTCGCCCGGAACGAACTACGGCCGCATCTTGTGGGTGAAGGAAGGGCGCGAATCCGCCGTGCTGATCGAATTCCTCGACGCCCTGTCGCAGGAGTGTGCCGACGGTATCGAGGCTGTGGCGCTGGACATGGGGCCAGCCTATATCGCCGCCGTATGCGAATCGCTGCCAGACGCGGCAATCGTCTTCGATCGCTTCCACGTCATGCAGATGTTCAGCAAGGTGATCCGCGATTGCCGCCGGGCCGAGTTCAAGGCCGCCAAGACCCTGGGCGACCTGACCGGCCAGCAAACGATCAAGGGCAGCCTGTGGCTGCTGCTGTCGAATCGCACTACCCTCAAGGAAACCGACCAAGGACGGCTGGATCAGCTGCTGGCGCAGAATCAACCCTTGGCGTCCCTCTATGCGCTCAAGGAGCAATTGCAGCGCCTGTGGCAACCCAACTCCACGGTCGCCGAGATGACGCAGCGTCTCGAAGACTGGTGCGGCATGGCCAAGGCTGCCAAGATCACCGGACTGGCTTCCTTCGTGAAGACCTTGCAGTCTCACCGCACCGGCATCTGCGCTTACGCCAATCATCCGATCACGACCTCGCGGCTGGAAGCCGGCAACGTTTCCATCGCGCTCCTGCGCCGTCGCGCCAGGGGCTTCCGCGACATGGAATATTTCAAGCTCAAGATATTCCAGCTCAACACCGAGGACACTCCGTCGTTCCTCTATACCAAAATGCCGAAGACATCATGTCAGCCCAAGATTTCTGCCGTAGGAAACCCGTGA
- a CDS encoding ABC transporter ATP-binding protein: MADALNGAIQSIQSASSEVTSLEQLSASFGHAAAARARTAQELKTAVLAALKGGAPATTCPVCKTVHGEAALAAHIERITSELAQPTELTELSGKLSAARERHKQWLAWKAFLEQLQQIALQLSLPFSQTCNEIVEAFSQARRDFEEARANLQSATEALNRLHQAGMSDKEHDDLLSSAITVPTLTQNPYDVAAVEAQSNMYLNSAAQTREQIPSLRVQSELLLGLITQHMAPLFDGGWHTRTSTSAGLAAFSQMQQETIALERQRDELLHYFAIGNETKLSNVEATLAGTLRALTEAVQAVTREQTASADISRLQSDIEYQRKRTRELLMRSMNLQAASTALRKLRSELSLESTTAKSLNAIGQEINEAFVRIHSPSEYEYVGSNGVLLRSKEDQEDWSLDKVSTGQRAAFALSVFLAVNRTAANAPPVILIDDPVAHVDDLNALSFLDYLRDLAVTSKKQVFFATADARVASLFARKFGFLGDDFKRIDLVRDVQVGAPC, translated from the coding sequence TTGGCAGACGCACTTAATGGTGCGATTCAGAGCATTCAATCAGCTTCAAGCGAGGTCACCTCTCTCGAACAATTGAGCGCTTCGTTTGGCCACGCAGCGGCTGCGCGAGCCCGGACCGCTCAAGAGCTGAAAACCGCCGTGCTGGCTGCCTTGAAAGGCGGAGCACCTGCGACTACTTGCCCAGTCTGCAAAACAGTTCATGGTGAAGCAGCGTTGGCAGCGCACATTGAGCGAATCACCTCTGAATTGGCACAGCCAACCGAGTTAACGGAACTATCGGGGAAACTCAGCGCTGCACGAGAGAGGCATAAGCAATGGCTGGCCTGGAAGGCATTTCTGGAGCAACTTCAGCAGATTGCTCTTCAGTTGTCGCTGCCGTTCTCTCAAACTTGCAACGAAATTGTGGAAGCTTTCTCCCAAGCTCGCCGCGACTTCGAAGAAGCAAGGGCGAATCTGCAATCCGCAACCGAGGCATTGAACAGACTGCATCAAGCCGGAATGTCGGACAAAGAGCATGACGACTTGCTATCGTCAGCAATTACTGTCCCAACGTTGACCCAGAATCCATACGATGTCGCCGCTGTAGAAGCTCAAAGCAACATGTATCTGAATTCGGCAGCGCAGACACGCGAACAAATCCCCTCACTTCGTGTGCAAAGCGAGCTGCTGTTGGGGCTTATTACTCAGCATATGGCACCACTATTTGATGGCGGCTGGCACACTCGCACGTCGACGTCAGCAGGTTTAGCGGCATTTTCCCAGATGCAGCAAGAGACGATTGCACTTGAAAGACAGCGCGATGAACTGCTTCATTACTTTGCCATCGGTAACGAGACAAAACTATCGAATGTCGAAGCAACACTCGCTGGCACACTTAGAGCCCTGACCGAGGCAGTTCAGGCCGTAACCCGCGAGCAAACAGCGTCGGCAGATATCTCTCGACTTCAGAGCGACATTGAATACCAGAGAAAACGTACTCGCGAACTTCTGATGCGGAGTATGAATCTCCAGGCTGCCTCGACGGCGTTGAGAAAATTGCGCTCAGAGCTCTCGCTGGAAAGCACAACAGCCAAGTCTCTGAACGCCATCGGGCAAGAGATAAACGAAGCATTTGTTCGAATTCACTCGCCAAGTGAGTATGAGTACGTGGGCAGCAACGGTGTACTACTCCGGTCTAAGGAAGACCAAGAGGATTGGTCGCTCGATAAGGTAAGTACTGGCCAGCGCGCTGCGTTTGCACTTTCAGTTTTTCTGGCAGTGAATCGGACGGCCGCAAATGCTCCGCCAGTCATTTTGATTGATGACCCGGTGGCTCATGTCGACGACCTAAACGCACTTTCGTTCCTTGATTATCTGCGTGACCTCGCTGTGACGTCGAAGAAACAAGTGTTTTTCGCGACGGCGGATGCAAGAGTTGCTTCGCTGTTTGCCCGCAAATTCGGTTTCCTCGGCGACGACTTCAAGCGAATCGACTTGGTGCGCGACGTCCAAGTGGGGGCTCCTTGCTGA